One region of Citrus sinensis cultivar Valencia sweet orange chromosome 6, DVS_A1.0, whole genome shotgun sequence genomic DNA includes:
- the LOC102627852 gene encoding mediator of RNA polymerase II transcription subunit 20a, whose protein sequence is MTIKWVLHWQPNVGTSVNSQILNEVSQCVESINGVKEGRWKATLTFYKPMLRDQSLASEFPRDFLGIMVPECPNKYFFVIRAQRIVLEADSTIQTIMEKLQSYKMRVALNFEGFQYQLGDFQLRVGKVVPTHSENLRGIVMEVEYLPISSIEKSRQIMEEFLEIWQEALSKRTLPGRFMHMEPNFTEYGLSDHYSSQHTAVQYANVMAQLIASVQSVQSMRN, encoded by the exons ATGACCATTAAATG GGTTCTGCATTGGCAACCAAATGTGGGAACGAGTGTAAACAGTCAAATCCTAAATGAAGTCTCACAGTGTGTTGAGAGCATTAACGGTGTCAAAGAAGGACGGTGGAAAGCTACTTTGACATTCTACAAACCGATGCTCCGAGACCAGTCACTAGCGTCGGAGTTCCCACGGGATTTTCTAGGGATAATGGTTCCAGAGTGCCctaataagtatttttttgtaatacgGGCTCAGCGGATTGTTCTCGAAGCAGATTCCACCATTCAGACCATTATGGAGAAGTTGCAGTCTTACAAAATGAGAGTCGCCCTTAATTTTGAG GGTTTTCAATACCAACTGGGCGACTTCCAATTGAGAGTGGGCAAAGTTGTGCCGACTCATTCTGAAAATTTGAGAGGAATAGTCATGGAG GTGGAGTACCTTCCCATCTCGTCAATTGAGAAATCCAGGCAAATAATGGAAGAATTTTTAGAGATATGGCAAGAAGCCCTGTCAAAGAGAACATTGCCGGGTCGCTTCATGCATATGGAACCTAATTTTACTGAGTATGGCCTCTCAGATCACTATAGTTCACAGCACACGGCTGTTCAGTATGCTAATGTAATGGCTCAACTAATTGCATCTGTGCAAAGTGTGCAATCTATGAGAAACTAG
- the LOC102627563 gene encoding uncharacterized protein LOC102627563, with the protein MGQLKLFDEDDNDDVSKIEINKEYAKRLEHNKKREELQRYEEMKKKGLIKESDEESEDESSESDEDNNDIIGNSKKDLDFIKALLLIKKQDPSLKEKDVKLFDSESDGSEGEGETEESEKMGKKKRETNKAMYLKDVMARHLIEEGPEFQEENEEDLGEKKKKQSYYEEQEEIRKAFLDAVNEAEGNEEEADGFLKEKNKGDDGEDVEDDDNDEFVKKLDEYFGGDGELDENKMFLKDFFKNKMWIDKEDNNKNVDIDEEVEDLLKEDEELERQELYETTFRHEEEVEDRVMGHSRKVEGSVRKKENARKEQRKSKEERMKIAEMERKEELKHLKNLKKKEMKERMKKVMAIAGFEEEEDLPMSLKDLDDEFDPEEYDRMMKAVFDAKYYDAEDVNPQFGQDREEDEGDIEKPDFDKEDELLGLPKGWDVIESGDGFKAARERSLKHKLEKAVNDDDSEGESEGGGNDDNDEAESERGEEQGEVFEESKRKKKRKMSLVKKAKEEMLEEFYKLDYEDTIGDLKTRFKYAKVKPNRYGLKTGEILTMNDRDLNQYVSVKKLAPYREKEWKVPDIKRYQLKLQNKDAIHGQKSDDWKVGKKKRLKVDAETTASEVVAKRNEKAHQEGPNGDVGNLSKRAKTRRRQAKLKLSHSRLIAYGKITSKPKSYT; encoded by the exons ATGGGACAATTGAAACTATTTGACGAGGATGACAATGATGATGTATCAAAGATTGAGATAAACAAAGAATATGCAAAACGATTGGAGCACAACAAGAAACGTGAAGAACTTCAAAGGTATGAggagatgaaaaagaaaggactGATCAAGGAATCTGATGAGGAATCGGAGGATGAGTCATCTGAGTCGGATGAAGATAACAATGATATAATAGGGAATAGCAAGAAAGATTTGGATTTCATAAAAGCACTCTTGTTAATCAAGAAGCAAGACCCGAGTCTTAAAGAGAAAGATGTTAAGCTTTTTGATTCTGAATCTGATGGGAGTGAAGGAGAAGGGGAAACAGAAGAAAGTGAAAAGATgggaaaaaagaagagagaaacaAATAAAGCAATGTATTTGAAAGATGTTATGGCAAGGCATTTGATTGAAGAGGGGCCTGAGTTTCAAGAAGagaatgaagaagatttgggtgaaaaaaagaaaaaacagagtTACTATGAAGAACAAGAGGAGATAAGGAAAGCATTCCTGGATGCAGTCAATGAAGCTGAGGGAAATGAGGAGGAAGCGGATGGTTtcttgaaagagaaaaacaaggGAGATGACGGTGAAGATGTTGAAGACGATGATAATGATGAGTTTGTTAAGAAATTAGATGAATATTTTGGTGGGGATGGTGAATTGGATGAGAACAAGatgtttttaaaagatttcTTCAAGAATAAAATGTGGATTGATAAggaagataataataaaaatgtggATATTGATGAGGAGGTGGAAGATTTGTTGAAAGAAGATGAGGAGCTTGAGAGGCAAGAGCTATACGAGACAACTTTTAGGCATGAGGAGGAGGTGGAAGATAGAGTAATGGGTCATTCGAGGAAAGTGGAAGGGTCAGTGAGGAAGAAGGAGAATGCAAGGAAAGAGCAACGGAAGAGTAAAGAGGAGAGAATGAAAATTGCAGAGATGGAGAGAAAGGAAGAGTTAAAACatttgaagaacttgaagaagaaggagatgaAAGAAAGGATGAAAAAGGTTATGGCAATTGCTGGGTTTGAGGAGGAAGAAGATCTGCCgatgagcttaaaagatttgGATGATGAATTTGATCCTGAGGAGTATGATAGGATGATGAAGGCAGTGTTTGATGCAAAGTATTATGATGCTGAGGATGTGAACCCACAGTTTGGTCAGGATAGGGAAGAAGATGAGGGTGATATTGAGAAACCAGATTTTGATAAAGAGGATGAACTGCTGGGACTTCCCAAGGGTTGGGATGTGATTGAGTCTGGTGATGGTTTTAAGGCTGCTAGGGAGAGGAGTCTAAAGCATAAGTTAGAGAAGGCtgttaatgatgatgatagtGAAGGAGAAAGTGAGGGAGGTGGcaatgatgataatgatgaagCAGAAAGTGAGAGAGGAGAGGAGCAAGGAGAGGTTTTTGAGGAGAgtaagaggaagaagaagcgCAAAATGTCACTTGTCAAGAAAGCGAAAGAGGAAATGTTGGAGGAATTTTATAAGTTGGATTATGAAGATACAATTGGAGACTTGAAAACAAGGTTTAAGTATGCAAAGGTAAAACCTAATAGATATGGATTGAAGACTGGAGAAATATTAACGATGAATGACAGGGATTTGAATCAATATGTTTCTGTGAAGAAGCTTGCTCCTTATCGGGAGAAAGAATGGAAGGTTCCTGATATTAAGAGGTATCAGCTAAAATTGCAGAATAAGGATGCTATTCATGGACAAAAATCTGATGATTGGAAGGTTGGTAAGAAGAAGAGGTTAAAGGTTGATGCTGAAACAACAGCTTCAGAGGTAGTTGCCAAGAGGAATGAGAAGGCACACCAGGAAGGACCAAATGGTGATGTGGGTAATTTATCTAAACGAGCCAAGACAAGGCGGCGACAGGCGAAACTTAAGCTCTCTCACTCTAGGCTCATTGCGTATGGGAAGATCACTTCTAAACCAAAGA GTTATACTTAA